One Manihot esculenta cultivar AM560-2 chromosome 18, M.esculenta_v8, whole genome shotgun sequence genomic window carries:
- the LOC110606904 gene encoding trihelix transcription factor DF1, giving the protein MQGDSNTVQTTASVALVSTATMVPEGGEVGAAGGGGGGGGGGGPNSSGDEDKSIIRVDEGDRMSYGANRWPRQETLALLKIRSDMDSVFRDSSLKGPLWEEVSRKLAELGYYRSAKKCKEKFENVYKYHKRTKEGRTGKSEGKTYRFFDQLQALETHHHHHQSQLAAAPPPSQQPPLSKPQPPNTTPATLPWSNNPPTASHVAVPSTTNTANIITSHNNNGASSADPTINAMPLSSSHPLNPSQNIIPSFQILTSHLFSSSTSSSTASDEGYQETRKRKRKWKDFFERLTKDVMKKQEELQRKFLETVEKHEHERMAREEAWRMQEMARINREHELLIQERTTAAAKDAAVIAFLQKMSGLQNSIRTLDIPVPQPQPPPPVAPALAPAPALSPAAAPPQPRQPPPAPVVMNLDVSRKDNGQNNAVVSSSSSSRWPKVEVEVLINLRTTLDTKYQENGPKGPLWEEISAGMQKLGYNRSAKRCKEKWENINKYFKKVKESTKKRSEDSKTCPYFHQLNVLYKEKISKTNENSANHGGGGHASVPSTTTMEPLMVRPEQQWPVQNENPSEKLMDHEDDIEDDDDENDGDTEEEDEGGGRGCFEVVASKPTASLGNGE; this is encoded by the exons ATGCAAGGTGACTCCAATACTGTCCAAACGACGGCCTCCGTGGCTCTTGTCTCCACCGCCACTATGGTCCCTGAAGGTGGTGAAGTTGgcgctgctggtggtggtggtggcggTGGTGGTGGCGGTGGTCCAAATTCATCTGGTGATGAAGATAAGAGTATTATTAGGGTTGATGAAGGTGACCGGATGAGCTACGGTGCAAACCGGTGGCCGAGACAAGAGACTTTGGCTTTGTTGAAGATAAGGTCCGATATGGATTCAGTATTTCGTGACTCAAGTCTTAAAGGTCCATTATGGGAAGAGGTTTCCAG GAAACTAGCTGAGCTTGGTTATTATCGAAGTGCCAAGAAATGCAAGGAGAAGTTCGAGAATGTGTATAAGTACCACAAGAGAACCAAAGAAGGTAGAACAGGCAAATCCGAAGGCAAAACTTATAGATTTTTTGATCAATTACAAGCTCTCGAAACTCATCATCATCACCATCAATCCCAGTTAGCAGCAGCACCACCGCCATCGCAGCAGCCGCCGTTGTCCAAACCTCAACCTCCAAACACAACACCTGCTACATTGCCTTGGTCTAATAATCCTCCTACTGCTTCTCATGTCGCTGTTCCATCAACAACAAATACTGCCAATATTATTACTTCTCATAACAACAATGGTGCTTCGTCAGCTGATCCTACAATCAATGCTATGCCATTATCTTCATCACACCCTTTAAATCCTTCTCAAAATATTATCCCATCTTTTCAAATCCTTACTTCTCATCTTTTTTCGAGTTCTACTTCTTCTTCGACAGCTTCCGACGAAGGGTATCAAGAAACtcgaaagagaaagagaaaatggAAGGATTTCTTCGAGAGGCTGACGAAGGATGTTATGAAGAAGCAAGAAGAGTTGCAAAGGAAGTTTTTGGAAACTGTAGAGAAACACGAACATGAAAGAATGGCTCGAGAAGAAGCTTGGAGAATGCAAGAGATGGCAAGAATTAATAGAGAACATGAACTTTTGATCCAAGAACGGACCACCGCTGCTGCTAAAGATGCTGCTGTTATTGCATTCTTGCAAAAGATGTCGGGACTGCAAAACTCGATACGAACACTAGATATTCCAGTTCCACAACCACagccaccaccaccagtggcaCCGGCATTAGCTCCAGCTCCAGCTCTGTCACCTGCAGCAGCGCCACCGCAGCCTAGGCAACCACCGCCAGCTCCAGTAGTAATGAATTTGGATGTTTCGAGAAAGGATAATGGACAGAATAATGCTGTTGTATCAAGCTCTTCAAGTTCTAGGTGGCCAAAAGTTGAAGTTGAAGTTCTTATCAATCTGAGAACCACTCTTGACACTAAGTATCAAGAAAATGGACCTAAAGGACCACTATGGGAGGAGATCTCAGCAGGAATGCAAAAGCTTGGATACAACAGGAGTGCCAAAAGATGCAAAgaaaaatgggagaatataaacAAGTATTtcaagaaagtgaaagaaagcaCCAAGAAAAGGTCTGAAGATTCAAAAACATGTCCATATTTCCACCAACTCAATGTTCTATACAAAGAAAAGATCAGCAAGACTAATGAGAACTCAGCCAACCATGGTGGTGGTGGTCATGCTTCAGTTCCTTCCACAACCACAATGGAGCCCTTAATGGTACGGCCAGAGCAGCAATGGCCAGTTCAAAACGAAAACCCGTCTGAGAAATTAATGGATCACGAAGACGACATTGAAGATGACGACGACGAAAACGACGGAGACACCGAGGAAGAAGATGAGGGAGGAGGAAGAGGTTGTTTTGAAGTAGTAGCAAGCAAACCAACAGCTTCACTGGGCAATggagagtaa
- the LOC110606575 gene encoding trihelix transcription factor DF1 yields MLGDSSTVLATTTTAAAAAGGDGGVAAASAGGSSSDAPPPSHQLPGGGGVAHESTSEVAQVGSNNSFEDDKGRGDEGDRSFGGNRWPRQETLALLKIRSDMDVAFRDASVKGPLWEEISRKLAELGYNRSAKKCKEKFENVFKYHKRTREGRTGKQEGKTYRFFDQLEAFENHASSSSLSSQPPPPPPPQTQPQQVKPQTPAVTTIAMPVVNPPITTVPSTTTKAAPLAANMSQGIVSTGINLSIPSFPPANPTILPSAQATTNPTTNPSLFSNFSPDLFSNSTSSSTSSDVELHGRHGKKRKWKDFFERIMKEVIHKQEDMQRKFLEAIAKREHDRMIREESWRMQEMTRINREREILAQERSMAAAKDAAIMAFLQKLSDQQNPGQVPAQPPAAAQQPPPPQPTPQPITVVPVAPAAPAQPVINLDMKSGNGDQSFSPASSSRWPKVEVEALIKLRTNLDCKYPDNGPKGPLWEDISAGMRKLGYNRSAKRCKEKWENINKYFKKVKESNKRRPEDSKTCPYFHQLDALYKNKNKSDPSSNIQLKPENSVPLMVRPEQQWPPAEEEHNPADSVMEDLESDHQDEDDKDNDDDEDEEDEAGGYEIVANRPSAAAG; encoded by the exons ATGCTAGGGGACTCCAGTACTGTTCTAGCAACCACAACAACAGCCGCTGCTGCTGCTGGTGGTGATGGTGGTGTTGCTGCTGCTTCTGCTGGTGGAAGTAGCAGCGACGCTCCTCCTCCTAGTCATCAGCTCCCCGGTGGTGGCGGTGTTGCTCATGAAAGCACTAGTGAAGTTGCGCAAGTGGGGTCGAATAATTCATTTGAAGATGATAAAGGAAGAGGCGATGAAGGTGACCGGAGCTTTGGAGGTAATCGGTGGCCGAGACAAGAGACTTTGGCACTCTTGAAAATAAGGTCGGATATGGACGTGGCGTTTCGAGATGCCAGTGTAAAGGGTCCCTTGTGGGAAGAGATTTCCAG GAAGCTAGCAGAGCTTGGTTATAATCGAAGTGCCAAGAAATGCAAAGAGAAATTCGAAAACGTGTTCAAGTATCACAAGAGAACAAGAGAAGGTCGCACTGGTAAACAAGAAGGCAAAACGTATAGATTTTTTGATCAATTAGAAGCGTTTGAAAAtcatgcttcttcttcttcactttCATCACAACCACCGCCACCGCCACCACCGCAAACGCAACCGCAGCAGGTGAAGCCTCAAACTCCAGCTGTGACAACCATAGCAATGCCAGTGGTCAATCCTCCTATCACCACTGTTccatcaacaacaacaaaagcAGCTCCACTGGCTGCTAATATGTCTCAAGGGATTGTTTCAACAGGAATAAATCTCTCAATCCCTTCATTTCCGCCAGCAAACCCTACAATCTTACCTTCAGCACAAGCAACGACAAACCCTACAACGAACCCATCTTTGTTTTCTAATTTTTCACCAGATCTCTTCTCAAATTCCACCTCTTCATCCACATCCTCTGATGTGGAACTCCATGGGCGGCATGGGAAGAAAAGGAAATGGAAGGACTTCTTCGAGAGGATAATGAAGGAAGTTATACACAAACAAGAAGATATGCAAAGGAAATTCTTGGAAGCAATAGCGAAACGTGAACACGATAGAATGATAAGGGAAGAATCCTGGAGAATGCAAGAAATGACAAGAATCAACAGAGAAAGAGAAATTTTAGCTCAAGAAAGATCCATGGCAGCTGCAAAGGATGCTGCTATAATGGCATTTTTGCAGAAGCTATCTGACCAGCAAAATCCAGGCCAAGTACCGGCACAACCACCAGCAGCAGCACAGCAACCACCACCTCCACAGCCAACGCCACAACCGATAACTGTGGTACCAGTGGCACCTGCAGCGCCGGCACAGCCTGTGATAAATCTGGACATGAAATCAGGTAATGGGGATCAGAGTTTCTCCCCAGCAAGCTCTTCGAGATGGCCTAAGGTAGAAGTTGAAGCTTTAATTAAGCTAAGGACTAATCTTGATTGCAAGTATCCAGACAATGGACCAAAAGGGCCACTGTGGGAAGATATCTCAGCTGGAATGAGAAAGCTTGGTTACAATCGAAGTGCAAAAAGATGCAAagagaaatgggagaatataaacAAGTACTTCAAGAAAGTGAAAGAGAGCAACAAAAGAAGGCCAGAGGATTCAAAAACATGTCCATATTTTCACCAACTTGATGCTTTATATAAAAACAAGAACAAGAGCGACCCTTCATCAAACATCCAATTGAAGCCAGAGAATTCAGTGCCTTTAATGGTACGGCCTGAGCAGCAATGGCCTCCTGCTGAAGAAGAACACAATCCAGCTGATTCAGTCATGGAAGATTTAGAAAGTGATCATCAAGATGAGGATGACAAAGATAacgatgatgatgaagatgaagaagatGAAGCTGGAGGATATGAAATTGTAGCGAACAGGCCATCAGCTGCTGCTGGATGA